The Faecalibacterium prausnitzii genome includes a window with the following:
- a CDS encoding transporter — translation MLKPHNHPVESHSRTALRNYIIQASTLLEITLSGLVLIGLLFSIVPLLKWMPGLLFDGNDAEIRTFLERALDIVIGIEFIKMLAKHSPGSSLEVLLYAIARHMVVGHESAVENLLSVGAIALIFVVRKFFFVPAFGAHLPDGNPAPDLTPNQSGIPAQEFRQRLHDRIHAEDLDEEENAPEYEDAK, via the coding sequence ATGCTCAAACCCCACAACCACCCTGTGGAAAGCCACAGCCGCACCGCGCTGCGCAACTACATCATCCAGGCATCCACCCTGCTGGAGATCACTCTCTCCGGGCTGGTCCTCATCGGCCTGCTGTTCAGCATCGTGCCGCTGCTGAAATGGATGCCCGGCCTGCTGTTCGACGGCAACGATGCAGAGATCCGCACATTTCTGGAACGTGCGCTGGACATCGTCATCGGCATCGAGTTCATCAAGATGCTGGCCAAGCACAGCCCCGGCAGCAGCCTGGAAGTGCTGCTCTACGCCATCGCCCGCCACATGGTGGTCGGCCACGAATCCGCCGTTGAGAACCTGCTCAGCGTGGGTGCCATCGCGCTCATCTTCGTTGTGCGCAAGTTCTTCTTCGTGCCCGCGTTCGGTGCCCACCTACCGGACGGCAACCCTGCCCCCGACCTGACCCCGAACCAGAGCGGCATCCCTGCCCAGGAGTTCCGCCAGCGTCTGCATGACCGCATCCATGCCGAGGACCTCGACGAAGAAGAGAACGCCCCGGAATATGAGGATGCCAAGTGA
- a CDS encoding substrate-binding domain-containing protein: protein MKQSKISRRSFLLGLGAVSTAALLAACGEAASSAPASSAASSEAPASSASEVPTVPILTEDEFPVTDGSTACIPLIAQIMADTTGMELEAAQSAVTTNTTAWAWRNLGLYGDTENGTRLIIAYEAPESVKEELKADGAPLDQKAIGRDALVFIVNEDNPVQSLTRQQLRDIYAGKITNWKDVGGEDADIVAFQRREDSGSQTLFQKLLIQGGELMDAPTELAPALMGELVDDIAEYNNAANAIGFSVYYYISEMYSKPGLRLLAVDGVTPSADTIADESYPLCNEFYAAVRQDSGPDTPERKVYDWLSTDAGRACIQKSGYVAAQ from the coding sequence ATGAAACAGTCTAAAATTTCCCGCCGTTCCTTCCTGCTGGGGCTGGGGGCCGTCTCCACGGCGGCGCTGCTGGCCGCCTGCGGAGAGGCTGCTTCCAGCGCACCGGCATCGAGTGCCGCTTCGTCCGAAGCACCCGCCTCTTCCGCCAGCGAAGTGCCCACAGTGCCCATCCTCACCGAGGACGAGTTTCCCGTCACCGACGGCTCCACGGCCTGCATCCCGCTCATTGCGCAGATCATGGCCGACACCACCGGCATGGAGCTGGAAGCCGCCCAGAGCGCCGTGACCACCAACACCACCGCCTGGGCCTGGCGGAACCTGGGCCTTTACGGTGACACCGAGAACGGCACCCGGCTCATCATCGCCTACGAGGCCCCGGAGTCCGTCAAGGAAGAGCTGAAGGCCGATGGTGCCCCGCTGGACCAGAAAGCCATTGGCCGGGACGCGCTGGTCTTCATCGTGAACGAGGACAACCCCGTCCAGAGCCTGACCCGGCAGCAGCTCCGGGACATCTACGCCGGGAAGATCACCAACTGGAAGGACGTGGGCGGCGAGGATGCCGACATCGTGGCCTTTCAGCGCCGGGAGGACTCCGGCAGCCAGACCCTGTTCCAGAAGCTGCTCATTCAGGGCGGCGAGCTGATGGACGCCCCCACCGAGCTGGCTCCTGCCTTGATGGGCGAACTGGTAGACGACATCGCCGAGTACAATAACGCGGCCAACGCCATCGGCTTCTCGGTCTACTACTACATCTCGGAGATGTATTCCAAGCCCGGCCTGCGGCTGCTGGCCGTGGACGGCGTGACCCCCTCGGCCGACACCATCGCGGACGAGAGCTACCCCCTGTGCAACGAGTTTTATGCCGCAGTCCGGCAGGATTCCGGCCCCGACACCCCGGAGCGCAAGGTCTACGACTGGCTCTCCACCGATGCAGGCCGCGCCTGCATCCAGAAGTCCGGCTATGTGGCCGCCCAATAA
- a CDS encoding DUF5046 domain-containing protein: MKQNLLRIGCAAAGLALAAGVFTSCSLLPTPSRPVSHPQQEEEPPKYDASSLRDGRLRLFSSYDSLGGNTILCGDKVVHQSPASETSYLLTDSQTGETNWFVCTWSDPDTAAGRRSGIFDRTGEALYTFDREYDIRLSGGVLVLTTPNSFAYSPLHDHAAGDVRVLDFASGTEYPVPENAYTCLVAGDRLAFGLYAPGDAAPDEENDDLYQYAAVQIQEKDGTVVYQNFHSLLYSLSAGIDDPLAPADWVEIDTYNADGTSLESTSLLNAATGEERSGFVTYLHAGIASFRTDEGKYQLVDLVSDMTSTVLCEFNDSISGYAPGVTVLYREDGYLLYDLTTGDTLDLYNMALGTNTLDIYARDGTLRVYDMDTGAIRTDTTVAPLEALHRTRLYDQGSGWVNLRQYDNDNYDVTTLTLAGPTLSKTLSMADLTARYGDDFDGYLWPVAATEDDFYFSISYRGPGSTWLYDLLDSDGAVVLAGLGSCGEYSRYNRSAPLPAGVFVARKGFDYGWMDVEGNWIYCQSIFTSTSDETDNYFY, translated from the coding sequence ATGAAACAGAATCTACTCCGCATCGGCTGCGCGGCAGCGGGCCTGGCACTGGCGGCGGGGGTGTTCACCTCCTGTTCGCTGCTGCCCACGCCGTCCCGGCCCGTGTCCCACCCCCAGCAGGAGGAGGAACCGCCTAAATACGACGCCTCCTCCCTGCGGGACGGCAGGCTGCGGCTCTTCTCCAGCTATGACTCCCTCGGCGGGAACACCATCCTCTGCGGCGACAAGGTGGTGCACCAGTCCCCTGCCAGCGAGACGTCCTATCTGCTGACCGACAGCCAGACCGGCGAGACGAACTGGTTCGTCTGCACCTGGTCTGACCCGGACACCGCCGCCGGGCGGCGCAGCGGCATCTTCGACCGGACGGGTGAGGCGCTCTACACCTTTGACCGCGAATACGATATCCGCCTTTCCGGCGGCGTGCTCGTTCTGACCACCCCCAACAGCTTCGCCTATTCACCCCTGCACGACCATGCAGCGGGCGACGTGCGGGTGCTGGACTTTGCTTCGGGCACCGAGTACCCCGTGCCCGAAAACGCCTACACCTGCCTTGTGGCGGGCGACCGGCTGGCCTTTGGCCTCTATGCCCCCGGCGATGCTGCGCCCGATGAAGAGAACGACGACCTCTACCAGTATGCTGCCGTTCAGATCCAGGAAAAGGACGGCACCGTGGTCTACCAGAACTTCCACAGCCTGCTGTACAGCCTTTCCGCCGGGATCGACGACCCGCTGGCCCCCGCCGACTGGGTGGAGATCGACACCTACAACGCGGACGGCACGAGCCTGGAGTCCACTTCCCTGCTGAACGCGGCCACCGGCGAGGAGCGGAGCGGCTTTGTCACCTATCTCCACGCGGGCATTGCCAGCTTCCGGACCGACGAGGGCAAGTATCAGCTCGTGGATCTGGTCAGCGACATGACCAGCACCGTGCTGTGCGAGTTTAACGACTCCATCAGCGGGTACGCGCCCGGCGTGACCGTGCTCTACCGGGAGGACGGCTACCTCCTCTACGACCTGACCACCGGCGACACCCTCGACCTCTACAACATGGCCCTGGGCACCAACACGCTGGACATCTACGCCAGGGACGGCACTCTCCGCGTCTACGACATGGACACCGGTGCCATCCGGACCGACACGACGGTTGCGCCGCTGGAAGCGCTGCACCGCACCCGCCTCTACGACCAGGGCAGCGGCTGGGTCAACCTGCGCCAGTACGACAACGACAACTACGATGTGACCACCCTGACCCTCGCCGGGCCGACGCTGAGCAAGACCCTTTCGATGGCTGACCTCACCGCCCGCTACGGCGACGACTTTGACGGCTATCTCTGGCCCGTGGCTGCCACGGAGGACGACTTCTATTTCTCCATCAGCTACCGCGGCCCCGGCAGCACCTGGCTGTACGACCTGCTGGACAGCGACGGCGCGGTCGTCCTGGCCGGGCTGGGCAGCTGCGGCGAGTATTCCCGCTACAACCGCAGTGCGCCCCTGCCTGCGGGCGTCTTCGTGGCGCGCAAGGGCTTCGATTACGGCTGGATGGACGTGGAGGGCAACTGGATCTACTGCCAGAGCATCTTCACTTCCACCAGCGACGAGACCGACAACTACTTCTATTGA